The DNA segment CCGTCACTGCCTTTTGTCAACATATAAAATTCAACTAATGCTTGATTTTTTCCCTTATCGGTACCTAAAAGTTCTTTTGTTATGGTATTCTGGAAATTCATCTCCTTGTCAAAATTTATCGATGTCCCTATCATTGAGAAGTCAAATACGTAATTTTTGTTTGTCAAAATTGAATTGACAAATGATGCAACTATAGCTACAACGATAATCCCAGCTATTATGTGTATCTTATAATAATCCCAAATGTACTCTGCTTTTTCTTTAAATGTCATATCTTTCATCCACTTGTTTGATTTCATACCATATCCTCCTGTAAAACTAATGTAGCTTTTTCTCTAAATTAATCAGCTTTGACGGATCGTTAGTGATTATTCCATCGACCCCCAATCGAATCATATTTTTCATAAGTTCTTCATCATCAACCGTCCACGGAAACAATTTAACATTATTCGATTTGCAACCTTTTACAACCTCAGGTATTATATTCACATAAAATGGATTAAGTGAATACGCATGCATCCTACTTGCAATATGCCACGGTTCAACAAGTCCACACTCATACAAAAGTCCAATGTTAAGCCTTGGCTCAATCTCTTTCACTGTCTTCAAGCTATAATGATTAAATGATGATATTAAAGCCAAATCTTCAAAACTATAGTCAAATATACAGTTAACCAGCTTCTCTTCTATTCCCGGATATGATATTAAGCCGCTTTTTATCTCTATGTTTACCAATACACTTTTATCTTCCAATAACTCAAAAACCTCTGCCAAAGTAGGTATTTTCTCACTTGCATAATTTCTGCCAAATTTTATTCCTGCGTTTAACCTTTTAAGCTCCTTTAACGTATAGTCTTTAACATATCCTATTCCATCAGTTGTCCTATCCACTCGTTCATCATGTATTACAACAAGATACCCATCTTTGCTAAGCTGTACATCTAATTCTATTCCATCCGAACCTAATTCAACAGCTCTCTTAAATGACGACAGCGTATTTTCCGGAGCGTTTTTAGAATCACCGCGGTGTGCTATGACAAGCGTCTTTGACATACTACCCCACCTTAAACATTTATTTTTACACAATATGTTTTATTATCACAGTGGAGAAAGGCCATATACACATTTCCTTCCTCCATGTTTAAAACATCATGCCTAAAAAAGCCTATAGACAGATTTCTATTTTTTTCAGAATTAGACATACCAACTGCTGACGGCAGATTGCACTTTAACCATTCATCATCTCGCAACAATGATTTTACTTCATCTGGTATTTTTTTATCCTCTTTAAGACAGTCAGGATATGCCTTATTGTTAGTAAAGTACATGTAATCATATCTTAAGCAGTCCTTAAAATACTCAACATCTATGCCTTCCAAAGAGGCAAATCTATAAATAATATCAAACAAATCATTCAGGGAATGCTTTTTGCCATAAAAGCCGTTCTTTACCCAAAAGTAATTTAGGCGTTTATACAGCTTAAACGGCTCTTTAAAAAAATCAAGCAAAAATCTTAATGACATTTTAAATTTCCCAGAGTTGTAATACTTATCTACTAAAAAAGCAATGTTTTTAAGCTCATGCAGCTCCATATAAGATATTGTATTTGTCATTAAAACTTCGTACGGAGGATCACTTCTATATCTTATGCCGTAAATATCTTTGTTTTTTCTAAGGCTACTTCCTTTTAAAAGCTTTAAAAAGCCTAATTGAATTTCATCAGGATTTAGCTCATATACATCATTAAAAGATTTCACAATCGAATTAAAATCGTCGCCAGGCAATCCTGCAATTAGATCTACATGCACCTTTACACCCGCATTTATGATAAGCTTTATGCCTTTTAACGCACTGCTGACGTCCGGATTTCTCGATACATTCTTTAAAGTTTCCTTATTAGTCGTCTGTATACCTACTTCAAATTGAACTTTATCTTCTATACCTTTTAAGCTATCTATAAACTCTTGATTGACTAACTCAGGATTAACTTCACAGTGAAATACTGTATCGCACCTCAACTCTCTTATTATGTCCAATATTTCTACCGCTCTTTTTATGTTGCTGTCAAAAGATCTGTCAATAAGCTTTACAATTTTTGCACCCATGCTTGTCAGTTTCTCTAAATCATCTCTCACTTTTTCAATGCTGGCATACCTCAACTTATTATCAAGAGATGATAAGCAATAAGAACATCTAAAAGGACACCCTCTGGATGTCTCATAATACACAAGCTTATTGGAAATATCTTCACCATCATAAGGAAATGGAATATCATCCAAGCAAACATAATCAGTGTTCTCTCTCGATATTACTTTTCCATCATTCATATAACTTATGCCATTTAAGTCACACACGTTTTCGCCATTATGGATTCTTTGTAAAAGATTTTTAAAAGTTGCTTCTCCTTCACCTAATACAATAAAATCTGCAACACCAATTTTCAGTAAATCATCGGAATCATAAGATACTTCAGGTCCTCCAAGAACTATTAAGACATCTTTATTGATCTTTTTTATGTATTCACAAAGCTTCAACACTTTATCTATATTCCATATATAGCACGAAAACCCTATAAGGTTAGGCCTTTTGTTCAGAATCTCATGCAGAATCAAATCCAAATCATCATTTATGGTCATTTCCAAAAGCTCAATGTCCATAGGTCTACAATACAGCTTAATATTTCTTATGGCCAAATTTGTATGGTAATATTTAGCATTCAATGCTACCAGCAGTGTCTTCATTATTGCACCTTCCAATGATAAATCTATCTTAATTATAGCACATACATGTCAAAATAAAGTAAAATAATTTTAAATCCATCTTTGCATATAATATAATATATTCGTAGTAATAATCTATAGAAAGAGGTGATTAGTTTGTACGTAAAGTTTAATAAAATATGGTTTCTGCTGACATTTATCGCATTGTTGTTTTCATCCTTGTACATATATTATACATTGACACCTAATATCGTATCTCAAGACGTATATAAATTTTTTTCACACTATACAGTAGAAAAATCTATTCCATATCATAAAGAAAATAGATTATTGTATATTTCTTCTTTTTTAATTCAATTAGTTTTTTTGCTTTGGTTTGTTTTTGGCGGATTCTCAATCAAATTGTCAAAAATATGTGAAAGAATAAGTGGAAAACATTATTATCTCAGTGTATTTATATTCTTTCTGTTTTTGTGGATAATTTTAAAAGTGTTATCGCTTCCATTTAGTTTTTATTCATATAGGCTACAGGTAAAATGGGGATTCTCAGTGCAAACAATTCAGTCATGGTTGATAGATTACATCAAAAACTCTCTAATAGACATTGTTCTATCTAGTATCGGAATTGTTTTGTTATTGTTCGCTATAAATAAATTCCAAAAAACGTGGTGGATATATGCATCTGTATTTCTTACTGCAATGCTATTTTTGCAAAATTTTATTTGGCCGTCCTTCATTGCTCCTATGTTCAACAAATTTACACCTGTTACTGATCCAGCAATTCTCAGCATGGTAAACGACATATCAAAAAACGCAGGAATAAAAATTGATAGAGTTGAAGAAATGGATGCCAGCAAGCGAACAACACTTGCAAATGCGTATTTTTATGGTTTTGGCAGTACAAGTAAAATAGTCCTTTACGATACACTTCTAAAAAAATATCCGCCCGATGAAATAAAAGCTGTAATTGCACATGAAGCTGCCCATTGGAAAGAAAATCACGTTTTAAAAAGCATAATAATTGGTTCATTAGGAATATTTATAATTTTCCTCGCCTTTAATGTTCTTTTGAAGGCAAGTATAGTCGAAATGCAAAGCCTTAGATATAGACCTTATATAATCTCAGTATTTTATCTTTTTATGCTGCTTGTTAATTTCGATATAAATCCGATTCAGAACTTCATATCAAGACAAATGGAAAGGCAAGCTGATTTGCTTTCTGTCCAATACCTCCATGATAAAAATGTAGTAATCAAATTGCAGGTAGATTTAGCAGAAAGAAGCTTATCCGACGTAGAACCTCCAAAATTCATAGAGTGGTTTTCTTATACGCATCCAAGTGCCATGAATAGAATTAGAGCCGTTGAAAAGTCTAAGATATAAAAACAAATTGCAAATTTTACTAACAAAATAACCACTTCCTTTCGAAGTGGTTAAGTAACTCTAAATATGTTTTTGGGTTTAATGTTGACTACTATATTTTTTACTCTGTGGATAACCTCTAAAACCCTTGATATTACTTTAAATGGTCTGAGTGACTGGATTTGAACCAGCGACCTCCAGAACCCCATTCTGGCGCGCTACCAACTGCGCCACACCCAGACATCTTACAATAGTATTATAAAACGTAATGTTTAAAAAATCAAGTGTCATAATATGATGCAGATTATACCGCCACCGCCGTCATTGACGATTCGTTCAAGTGTATCCCTTAGCCTCATGCTTACATTGTCTGGAATCTTGCCAAGCTTGTTTTGCATCCCTTCTTTTACAAGATCGCTTAGCGATTTTCCAAATATATTTGACTCCCAGATTTTATCCGGATCATTTTCAAACTGCTCTGTAATGTATTTGACAAAATCTTCACTTTGCTTTTCTGTGCCGACGATTGGCGACACTTCAGTTGTAACATCCGTTCTAAATATGTGAAGGGAAGGTGCAGATGCTTTAAGCCTTACAGCGAAGCTGCCACCTTGTCTAACTATTTCTGGCTTCTCAAATTCCATATTATCTATGCTGGCAGGAACAACACCCACGCCTTTTTTCTTGGCATCTTCAATGGCATCTTTTAATTTGTCGTACTCAGCTTTCGCGTATGATAATTCCTTCATCATTTTCATAAGATCTCTATCACCACGTATTTCAAGACCACATTCATCGCTTAATATTTTAAAGAAAAGACCTTCCTTCGTCTTTGCTTCTATGTCTGCGACACCTTCACCTGGGTCTATCTTTTTAATCACTACATCGCCCATGTGCTCATTGGACTTTATGGCATCAACTGTCTTTTTTATGTCCCTCAATCTAAACAGCTCATCTATACTTTGTTTGACTGTACTCATTATGCTCTGTTTTAACCAATGTTCATTTTCAAGTACATCTACCCACCTTGGCAGATCAATATTAAGCTCTGTAATTGGAAATTCATAAAGCACTTTTTCAAGTATATTTTTGATATCAGCCATGCTCATCTTAAGCACATTGACTACAACTACAGGCACATCGTACTTCATTTCCATTTCTTTGCCTAATTTAATTGTATCGGCGTCATCTGGATGTGTAGAATTCAGTAATATTATAAATGGTTTATGTATTTCTTTTAATTCCTTTATAACTCTTTCTTCTGGTTCTACGTAATTATCTCTTGGTATCTCTGTAATGCTTCCATCGGTGGTCACAACCAATCCGATTGTTGAATGGTCATTTATTACCTTTTTAGTCCCTATTTCAGCGGCTTCTTCAAACGGAATTTCGTAATCATACCATGGTGTAGTGACCATTCTTGGTTTATCGCCTTCTAAATATCCCATCGCACCTTTAACCATGTACCCGACACAATCTACTAATCTTACACTGAAACTGGTATTTTCATTTAGTGAAATCTCCACTGCTTTCTCTGGCACAAATTTAGGCTCCGTAGTCATTATTGTCTTGCCTGCCGCGCTCTGAGGCAACTCATCTTGAACTCTCTCTTTAAGGTTCAAATTGTCGATATTTGGCAATACCAATATATCCATAAATCTTTTTATAAATGTTGATTTCCCAGTACGAACAGGACCTACGACGCCTATATATATATCGCCTTCTGTTCTTTCTGCTATATCCTTATAAATATCGTAATTTTCCACATCATTTCCCTCCTTCTTATAGATAAATATAGTTTTTATACTTTAACACTACATATATATGAGGGAAATAGACAATTATGAATAAAAAAGAGGACACAATTTATATGCCCTCCATCTCATGCTTTTTGTTGCGAGTCATCAATGAATATACAGCTTCCCTTGGATTTTTGCCTTCAAATAATATCGAATAAATTTCATTAGTTATTGGCATCTCAATTCCATGAATTTTAGAAAGTTCATAAGCTGATTTAGTCGTATTAACACCCTCTACCACCATTCCGATTTCTCTTAATGCTTCGTCTAACGATTTTCCTTGCCCTATTTTTATGCCAGCCCTTCTGTTGCGTGAATACATGCTTGTGCATGTTACAATAAGATCCCCCATACCTGTCAAGCCCAAAAAAGTAAGTGGATCTGACCCTAATGCAACACCTAAACGAGTAATTTCGGCAAGTCCTCGCGTCATAAGAGCAGCTTTAGTATTATCTCCAAAGCCAAGCCCGTCTGATATGCCAGCACCTAATGCAATGATATTTTTAAGAGAGCCGCCTAATTCAACGCCTATCAAGTCTTTATTTATATACAATCTGAAATTTTCATCCATCATTACATCTTGCACATATTCACATGCGTTTATATCGTTTGATGAAATAACACATGCTGTAGGTATGTGCCTACAGACTTCTTCGGCATGACTTGGTCCAGAAAGCACTACAACTGGATTATCTACTATCTCTTTTATAACCTGGGACATCCTTTTTAAGCTGGAAGTTTCAAGACCTTTTGCTAAATTTACAATTATTGCCGATTTATCAACGATCCCTTTCATCATCTCTACCGTACATCTTACTGCGTGGGATGGAACTGCTAAAACTATTATTTTTTTGTCTTTTATCGCATAATATATATCAGTAGTTATATCAATGCTTTTCGGCAATTTTGCATCAAGGTACCTTCTATTATAGCCTGTTTTTTTGATTTCCTCCACCTGGTTTTGATCCCTCGTCCACATGCAAACATTGTGGTTCATAGAATCCAAATGAATCGCCATTGCTGTTCCCCAACTGCCTGCGCCTAATATTGCAACGTCCATTTGTAATCCCTCTTTACTTTATATTTGTTTTTTGCCCAAATTTCGATTCGGTTCCATTGAGTAATCGTTTTATATTTGCTCTATGCTGAAATACAACCATTGCTGTAAGTAGTATTGCAAATATCAACATATTAAGCGAACTATAGTAAATAATATTAAAAATGAGAAACGTAAATGCTCCAATTATGGAACCAAGCGAAACATACTTGCTGATAGAGATAACAGCAATCCCTATTATAAGCGACAAAACCGCAATGACAGGACTTATGGTCATAATAGCTCCAAAGCTTGTAGCTACCCCCTTACCACCTTTAAATCCCAAGAAAACAGGCCAATTGTGGCCGACTACTACTGCGATCCCTCCAACATATCCACCTATATTTCCGGCAATCAGTCTACCAAGAAGTACAGCTAAAACTCCTTTTAATACATCAGATAAAAACACAAAAAAAGCAACTTTAAATCCCAGAACCCTCATGACATTTGTAGCGCCAGCATTTCCACTGCCGTACTTTCTTATATCGGTTTTTTTGATAAAATTAGTAAAAAAATAAGCACTGTTAAATGACCCAATTAAGTAGGCAAGTATAGCGGCTAATGCTATCTTCACCGTTGATTCACCTCCTTTACTTTTCACCTTTTCTTCTAACTTCGATTTTCAATGGCACGCCTTCAAATCCAAAATTATCTCTGATTGTA comes from the Thermoanaerobacterium aotearoense genome and includes:
- a CDS encoding glycerophosphodiester phosphodiesterase gives rise to the protein MSKTLVIAHRGDSKNAPENTLSSFKRAVELGSDGIELDVQLSKDGYLVVIHDERVDRTTDGIGYVKDYTLKELKRLNAGIKFGRNYASEKIPTLAEVFELLEDKSVLVNIEIKSGLISYPGIEEKLVNCIFDYSFEDLALISSFNHYSLKTVKEIEPRLNIGLLYECGLVEPWHIASRMHAYSLNPFYVNIIPEVVKGCKSNNVKLFPWTVDDEELMKNMIRLGVDGIITNDPSKLINLEKKLH
- a CDS encoding B12-binding domain-containing radical SAM protein, whose translation is MKTLLVALNAKYYHTNLAIRNIKLYCRPMDIELLEMTINDDLDLILHEILNKRPNLIGFSCYIWNIDKVLKLCEYIKKINKDVLIVLGGPEVSYDSDDLLKIGVADFIVLGEGEATFKNLLQRIHNGENVCDLNGISYMNDGKVISRENTDYVCLDDIPFPYDGEDISNKLVYYETSRGCPFRCSYCLSSLDNKLRYASIEKVRDDLEKLTSMGAKIVKLIDRSFDSNIKRAVEILDIIRELRCDTVFHCEVNPELVNQEFIDSLKGIEDKVQFEVGIQTTNKETLKNVSRNPDVSSALKGIKLIINAGVKVHVDLIAGLPGDDFNSIVKSFNDVYELNPDEIQLGFLKLLKGSSLRKNKDIYGIRYRSDPPYEVLMTNTISYMELHELKNIAFLVDKYYNSGKFKMSLRFLLDFFKEPFKLYKRLNYFWVKNGFYGKKHSLNDLFDIIYRFASLEGIDVEYFKDCLRYDYMYFTNNKAYPDCLKEDKKIPDEVKSLLRDDEWLKCNLPSAVGMSNSEKNRNLSIGFFRHDVLNMEEGNVYMAFLHCDNKTYCVKINV
- a CDS encoding M48 family metallopeptidase, encoding MYVKFNKIWFLLTFIALLFSSLYIYYTLTPNIVSQDVYKFFSHYTVEKSIPYHKENRLLYISSFLIQLVFLLWFVFGGFSIKLSKICERISGKHYYLSVFIFFLFLWIILKVLSLPFSFYSYRLQVKWGFSVQTIQSWLIDYIKNSLIDIVLSSIGIVLLLFAINKFQKTWWIYASVFLTAMLFLQNFIWPSFIAPMFNKFTPVTDPAILSMVNDISKNAGIKIDRVEEMDASKRTTLANAYFYGFGSTSKIVLYDTLLKKYPPDEIKAVIAHEAAHWKENHVLKSIIIGSLGIFIIFLAFNVLLKASIVEMQSLRYRPYIISVFYLFMLLVNFDINPIQNFISRQMERQADLLSVQYLHDKNVVIKLQVDLAERSLSDVEPPKFIEWFSYTHPSAMNRIRAVEKSKI
- the spoIVA gene encoding stage IV sporulation protein A, which codes for MENYDIYKDIAERTEGDIYIGVVGPVRTGKSTFIKRFMDILVLPNIDNLNLKERVQDELPQSAAGKTIMTTEPKFVPEKAVEISLNENTSFSVRLVDCVGYMVKGAMGYLEGDKPRMVTTPWYDYEIPFEEAAEIGTKKVINDHSTIGLVVTTDGSITEIPRDNYVEPEERVIKELKEIHKPFIILLNSTHPDDADTIKLGKEMEMKYDVPVVVVNVLKMSMADIKNILEKVLYEFPITELNIDLPRWVDVLENEHWLKQSIMSTVKQSIDELFRLRDIKKTVDAIKSNEHMGDVVIKKIDPGEGVADIEAKTKEGLFFKILSDECGLEIRGDRDLMKMMKELSYAKAEYDKLKDAIEDAKKKGVGVVPASIDNMEFEKPEIVRQGGSFAVRLKASAPSLHIFRTDVTTEVSPIVGTEKQSEDFVKYITEQFENDPDKIWESNIFGKSLSDLVKEGMQNKLGKIPDNVSMRLRDTLERIVNDGGGGIICIIL
- a CDS encoding NAD(P)H-dependent glycerol-3-phosphate dehydrogenase, with the protein product MDVAILGAGSWGTAMAIHLDSMNHNVCMWTRDQNQVEEIKKTGYNRRYLDAKLPKSIDITTDIYYAIKDKKIIVLAVPSHAVRCTVEMMKGIVDKSAIIVNLAKGLETSSLKRMSQVIKEIVDNPVVVLSGPSHAEEVCRHIPTACVISSNDINACEYVQDVMMDENFRLYINKDLIGVELGGSLKNIIALGAGISDGLGFGDNTKAALMTRGLAEITRLGVALGSDPLTFLGLTGMGDLIVTCTSMYSRNRRAGIKIGQGKSLDEALREIGMVVEGVNTTKSAYELSKIHGIEMPITNEIYSILFEGKNPREAVYSLMTRNKKHEMEGI
- the plsY gene encoding glycerol-3-phosphate 1-O-acyltransferase PlsY, with amino-acid sequence MKIALAAILAYLIGSFNSAYFFTNFIKKTDIRKYGSGNAGATNVMRVLGFKVAFFVFLSDVLKGVLAVLLGRLIAGNIGGYVGGIAVVVGHNWPVFLGFKGGKGVATSFGAIMTISPVIAVLSLIIGIAVISISKYVSLGSIIGAFTFLIFNIIYYSSLNMLIFAILLTAMVVFQHRANIKRLLNGTESKFGQKTNIK